One Desulfobaccales bacterium genomic region harbors:
- a CDS encoding radical SAM protein produces MSRPVQRVLFIEPRAPRPHIFSRVVIPRLGAVLLGTILKGQGLEVKVIVEEIDEPDYRRLDFQPDLVAISTITSTAPRAYALARFYRSQGIPVVLGGAHPSFLPAEGLEHADYVICGEGDEALPELVAALNDGGKLESIGNLAYREGETVRLNPWRPFVADLDALPIPDYGLIHGWEKTGNRYISIATSRGCPYNCSFCSVILLFGRKYRYNSVDRILEELRTHGTRAAHVFFCDDNFTARRERIKELCERILREGLKLEWSAQVRVEAAKDEELLQLMARSGCYIVFVGLESINPATLKAYNKKQTVEGIREAVHTFHRHNIRVHGMFVFGAEEDDFQVIRDTVTFSREVKLDSLQYLILTPVPGTRVFQELEQAGRILCRDWSLYDGHHAVFQPRHFTPYELQYETVRAMRRFYSWPAIAGRLLQGDFLGAQLWTYARLLTRHAWKRASYPNQLKELLLTRVRQLRQWLPSPRKVTKVGIPADIWSLSTWDHQAREFLVRFLERLGLEVVHEAADEPGSGPVQALQREIARLQEKADLVLLPLWAGLEGARQRLKELQGLTQETTARLLTLEFQPATFYNACMELGLCFQKRLDRIRRIYFQTLAEVGAAL; encoded by the coding sequence ATGTCCCGCCCCGTTCAGCGTGTCCTGTTCATCGAGCCCCGGGCCCCCCGGCCGCACATCTTCAGCCGAGTGGTGATCCCCCGCCTGGGGGCGGTCCTTCTGGGCACCATCCTCAAAGGTCAGGGCCTGGAGGTCAAGGTGATCGTGGAGGAGATTGACGAGCCCGATTACCGCCGCCTGGATTTCCAGCCGGACCTGGTGGCCATCTCCACCATCACCTCCACTGCACCCAGGGCCTACGCCTTGGCCCGCTTTTACCGCAGCCAAGGCATCCCGGTGGTCCTGGGCGGGGCCCACCCCAGCTTTCTCCCGGCAGAGGGCCTGGAGCACGCCGACTATGTCATCTGCGGGGAGGGGGATGAAGCCCTGCCGGAGCTGGTGGCGGCCTTGAACGACGGCGGGAAACTGGAAAGCATCGGCAATCTGGCCTACCGGGAGGGGGAGACGGTGCGCCTCAACCCCTGGCGCCCCTTTGTGGCCGACCTGGACGCCCTGCCCATCCCCGATTACGGCCTCATCCATGGCTGGGAGAAAACCGGCAACCGCTACATCTCCATCGCCACTTCCCGGGGCTGCCCCTATAACTGCAGTTTCTGCTCCGTCATCTTGCTCTTCGGCCGCAAGTACCGCTACAATTCCGTGGACCGCATCCTGGAGGAGCTCCGCACCCACGGCACCCGGGCGGCTCACGTCTTTTTCTGCGACGACAATTTCACCGCCCGGCGGGAGCGCATCAAAGAGCTGTGCGAGCGGATTCTCCGGGAAGGGCTGAAGCTGGAGTGGAGCGCCCAGGTGCGGGTGGAGGCGGCCAAGGATGAGGAGCTCCTGCAACTGATGGCCCGAAGCGGCTGCTACATCGTCTTTGTGGGTCTGGAGTCCATCAACCCGGCGACCCTGAAGGCCTACAACAAGAAACAGACGGTGGAGGGCATCCGGGAGGCGGTGCACACCTTCCATCGCCATAATATCCGGGTGCACGGCATGTTCGTCTTCGGGGCGGAGGAGGATGATTTCCAGGTCATTCGGGACACGGTGACCTTTTCCCGGGAGGTGAAACTGGATTCCCTGCAATACCTCATCCTCACCCCCGTGCCCGGTACCCGGGTCTTTCAGGAGCTGGAGCAGGCCGGGCGCATCCTCTGCCGGGACTGGAGCCTCTACGACGGCCATCACGCGGTGTTCCAGCCCCGGCACTTCACCCCCTATGAGTTGCAGTATGAGACCGTCCGGGCCATGCGGCGGTTTTATAGCTGGCCCGCCATCGCCGGCCGGCTCTTGCAGGGAGACTTCCTGGGGGCGCAATTGTGGACCTACGCCCGGCTGCTCACCCGGCATGCCTGGAAGAGGGCCAGTTATCCCAATCAGCTGAAAGAGCTGCTCCTGACCCGGGTGCGGCAACTGCGCCAGTGGCTGCCCTCACCGCGCAAGGTGACGAAAGTGGGCATCCCGGCGGATATCTGGTCCCTGTCCACCTGGGACCACCAGGCCCGGGAATTCCTGGTGCGCTTTCTGGAACGGCTGGGGCTGGAGGTGGTCCATGAGGCCGCCGACGAACCCGGTTCCGGCCCGGTGCAGGCCCTGCAGCGGGAGATTGCCCGCCTCCAGGAGAAGGCCGACCTGGTGCTTTTGCCCCTGTGGGCCGGGCTGGAGGGGGCCCGCCAACGCCTCAAGGAGCTCCAAGGCCTCACCCAGGAGACCACCGCCCGGCTTCTTACCCTGGAATTTCAGCCCGCCACCTTCTATAATGCCTGCATGGAGCTGGGGCTGTGCTTCCAGAAACGCCTGGACCGCATCCGGCGCATCTACTTCCAGACCCTGGCGGAGGTGGGGGCGGCGCTGTGA
- a CDS encoding TusE/DsrC/DsvC family sulfur relay protein: MAVVEHMGKKFEVDEDGFLANLDDWGPEWVDYVKTQEGITELTEDHWKVINMLQDYFKKNGIAPMVRILSKVTGFKLKYIYELFPSGPGKGACKMAGLPKPTGCV; the protein is encoded by the coding sequence ATGGCCGTTGTGGAACATATGGGGAAAAAATTCGAGGTGGACGAAGACGGCTTCCTGGCCAACCTGGATGACTGGGGGCCGGAGTGGGTTGATTATGTGAAGACGCAGGAAGGGATCACGGAGCTGACCGAGGACCATTGGAAAGTCATCAATATGCTCCAGGATTACTTCAAGAAAAACGGCATCGCCCCCATGGTGCGCATCCTGTCCAAGGTCACCGGCTTCAAGCTGAAATACATCTACGAGCTTTTCCCCTCCGGACCCGGGAAAGGCGCCTGCAAAATGGCGGGGCTGCCCAAACCCACCGGCTGCGTTTAA